Proteins from one Astatotilapia calliptera chromosome 8, fAstCal1.2, whole genome shotgun sequence genomic window:
- the LOC113027645 gene encoding somatostatin receptor type 2 — translation MNASFLYDYNQSLVDREFYWEGNLDGFGITMAFLYLVVWVMGLAGNALVIVAILKFDKLSSSTTVYIFNLALADGLFMVGLPFIASQNFMNRWIFGDVACKAVMVLDGINQFTSVFCLTVMSIDRYMALVEPLRFARWRTPRCAKIVSSLLWLFSLLTILPMALHFSTDHGFCTPDLGSDARWLGVLSYTFILGFALPFTVMTGFYVAMLLALWGQKLRTSAVTLESQQLEQQVTKMVVAVVVVFGLCWLPFYTFNFCSPYQNSYAVTFYRAFEFVVLLSYSWSCANPILYACLSDTFRRHFRTLLCPITKSSSSMQCITDQQNLNDTVVCDGTSTP, via the coding sequence ATGAATGCCTCATTTTTATATGACTACAATCAGTCCTTAGTGGATCGGGAATTTTACTGGGAGGGAAATCTAGATGGTTTCGGCATCACGATGGCCTTTCTCTACCTGGTGGTTTGGGTCATGGGGCTAGCTGGAAACGCGCTCGTTATCGTcgccattttaaagtttgacaaGCTGTCCTCTTCAACCACAGTGTACATTTTCAACCTTGCGCTGGCCGATGGACTATTCATGGTTGGTCTTCCCTTTATAGCGAGTCAGAATTTCATGAACCGCTGGATTTTTGGAGATGTGGCGTGCAAAGCTGTCATGGTGCTGGACGGCATCAATCAGTTCACCAGCGTCTTCTGCCTGACGGTGATGAGCATCGACCGCTACATGGCGCTGGTGGAGCCACTTCGCTTTGCCCGTTGGAGGACCCCACGCTGTGCCAAGATTGTTTCATCCCTCCTCTGGCTGTTCTCCCTCCTCACCATCCTCCCGATGGCGCTTCACTTCTCGACCGATCACGGCTTTTGTACGCCGGATCTCGGCTCCGACGCCCGGTGGCTTGGCGTCCTCTCTTACACCTTTATTTTGGGTTTCGCTTTACCATTTACAGTTATGACAGGTTTCTACGTGGCAATGCTGCTCGCCTTGTGGGGTCAGAAACTCCGAACCTCAGCGGTGACCCTGGAGAGCCAGCAGCTGGAGCAACAGGTCACCAAAATGGTGGTCGCGGTGGTGGTTGTGTTTGGTTTGTGCTGGCTGCCGTTTTACACCTTCAACTTCTGTTCTCCATACCAAAACAGCTACGCCGTGACCTTCTACAGGGCTTTCGAGTTTGTGGTCCTGCTTTCCTACTCATGGAGCTGCGCGAACCCCATCCTCTACGCCTGCCTCTCTGACACCTTCAGGAGGCACTTCCGCACCCTACTCTGCCCCATCACCAAGTCTTCTTCCAGCATGCAGTGCATCACTGACCAGCAGAACCTAAATGACACAGTTGTGTGTGATGGCACCAGTACCCCATAA
- the LOC113027646 gene encoding somatostatin receptor type 2-like: MALDQLPFLPTSPNNSIPEPFWYDIQGNDSDLGFNISQDKEHHQDKTSSVVITFIYFMVCAVGLCGNTLVIYVILRYAKMKTVTNIYILNLAVADVLCMMSLPFIALQLALVHWPFGEALCRMILSVDSLNQFTSIFCLMVMSIDRYLAVVHPIKSTKWRKPRVAKLINLTVWGVSLLVILPTLIFSGLNKVPVCGIVWPEPQDVYYTAFIFYTFFIGFFLPLAVICMCYLLIIVKVKSSGLRVGSTKRKRSERKVTRMVSIVVAVFVLCWLPFYIFNVTSVTGSIKPTSAVKSTFDFVVVLGYANSCANPILYAFLSDNFKKSFQNVLCLKKVAGLDEVERSDSRADRSKMINEASIINANLYTHNPTLLNGELQTSI, translated from the exons ATGGCCTTGGATCAGTTGCCCTTCCTCCCAACTTCCCCTAACAATTCCATCCCTGAGCCCTTCTGGTACGACATCCAAGGGAATGACTCCGACCTGGGCTTCAACATTTCCCAAGACAAGGAGCATCACCAGGACAAGACCAGCTCAGTGGTCATTACCTTCATCTACTTCATGGTATGCGCTGTGGGATTGTGTGGTAACACCCTGGTCATCTATGTTATTCTACGTTACGCCAAAATGAAGACGGTGACCAACATTTACATCCTCAACCTGGCAGTGGCAGATGTTCTGTGCATGATGAGCCTGCCATTCATCGCCCTGCAGCTGGCGCTGGTGCACTGGCCCTTCGGAGAGGCTCTGTGCCGAATGATCTTGAGCGTAG ACTCTCTCAATCAGTTCACCAGCATCTTCTGTCTCATGGTAATGAGCATCGATCGATACCTGGCTGTGGTTCACCCTATTAAGTCTACAAAATGGCGGAAACCCCGTGTAGCAAAGCTAATTAACCTCACAGTATGGGGTGTGTCGTTGTTAGTCATCCTGCCAACTCTGATCTTCAGTGGACTGAACAAGGTTCCAGTGTGTGGCATTGTGTGGCCGGAGCCTCAGGATGTCTACTACACGGCCTTCATATTCTACACCTTCTTCATTGGGTTCTTCCTGCCGCTGGCAGTTATATGTATGTGCTACCTGCTCATTATAGTCAAG GTGAAGTCATCCGGATTGCGTGTGGGCTCCACAAAGCGTAAGCGTTCAGAGCGCAAGGTGACCCGGATGGTGTCCATCGTGGTGGCGGTGTTCGTCCTCTGCTGGCTGCCTTTCTACATTTTCAATGTTACCTCTGTCACCGGCTCAATCAAGCCCACCTCTGCTGTGAAGAGCACGTTCGACTTCGTGGTGGTGCTCGGCTACGCTAACAGCTGCGCCAACCCCATCTTGTACGCCTTCCTGTCAGACAACTTCAAGAAGAGTTTTCAGAATGTTCTGTGCTTGAAAAAGGTGGCAGGCCTGGATGAGGTAGAGCGCAGCGACAGCAGGGCAGACAGGAGCAAGATGATTAACGAAGCTTCGATTATTAATGCCAACCTGTACACTCACAATCCTACCCTGCTCAATGGCGAACTGCAGACCAGCATTTAA